GATGGTGCTGGAAAGGGTAGTCAAGCTCGCGGAGAGATTTGTGACCACAACGGCCAGCCCCTTCAGATCCCGCTGCATGTTTACAATCTTTGTTTTGAGTTCTTTGATTTCGGCCTCGCACTGACGATGTTGGGCGGTAGACTTCTGACAAATTAGAGAGGCCACGGCCAGCACAGGAGCGCTGGTTGTTAGGAACTGACTTCTGTCTATTCGCCCTACATCGAAAAAGTTCCCCAACTTCTCGGAGTCCAGAGTTCTCACAAGTGTGGCAGTATGCTGCTCAAGCAGCTCCAACCATTCAGGGTCAGTCGAGAAGAATTCAGTCAACCTGGCTGTTGATGCTCCCCACGGCTCACTGGCTCCTTCGTAGCGCTGTGACAGCTGTTTTTCTGAAGATCCGCGAGTTAAAGGGGGGGCGGCCGGGCTGGGAGGCGCAAGGAGCAGTTGCTGTCTTGGGGGAGTTGTGGTGCTTCTCCTTCCGGTCTTTCCTTGTTGCAGATTTAGAGGGTTTGGTGTTAAGACTGTCGTCCTCCGTGTCGTCGGCAGAATCAGTTTGGGTCGTCTCGCTGTTTTCTGTATCTTGTTGGGTTGTCTTAGGAGAGGGGTTGGTGATCGGGAAAGTAAAAGGCATCCGCCTAGAGGTAGGCTGTTCAAGATGGGAGATAGGTGTTTTAGCGCTTGATACCCCGAAAGTAATTCCAGGGGTATAACAGTCATAGTCAAGACTCTCCTGGGAGGTGATTTGGTGATCGAATGAGGCGGATATGCTGGGAGTGCTTGGTTTGTTTCTTTAGGTATGaaccttaaataaaaagaaactcaCTACCCACCGCCACATCTCACCTTCTAAGGTCGAGGAGGTCTAATAAAGATTACACTGAGCCAACCACAATCAGAGTGCAGTGCAGCAAGATTTAATAAATGTTGGACCGAGTTATCCACCAAAAGACTACACCCTATTTACACAACCAAACCCCCCATAGCACAGCCCAAATCACAAACCCCCCACTCCACCAAATAAACCCGAGATACGGCGATCTCAGCATCAACATTATATCCATACAAAaagtgtgggtgtgggtgtgtgcgtgtgcgtgtgtgcgtggaCGAGagaggtaagagagagagagaggtagagggagtgACTGGACTAAGCTACTAAATTGTCCCACAGTCACAAATTAAAGACATGGCGCCCCCCGAGGCAGACGTGTTTGCTCGCTCCGCTCTAGAATGCcggtttttacttcttttttgcactttttactttctctctgcaGTGCACAAATGCCATGCACTGATAACCTATGACAGACAAACGTTACTGGACATTGGATTGCAAGATAACCCGTGTTTTAACGGATTTATACCGCCGGAGCTGCAGCCCATTGTTCGCTCCCAAAACCACCGCCACCACCGCGAGGCAGACCCAGACATACCGACCGAGAGCGCGTGTGCTGACCCCAGAAGAGCGCTTCGGAGGCGGCGACGCAAGCGGGGCAAGAGGGGAGGGCTACATGCTAGGCTAAAGGCTCGTGCTAGCAGACCACCGGTGCCTAGCCTCTTGCTAGCTAATGTGCGCTCTCTGGAAAACAAACTGGACGAGCTGAGAGCAAGGATTACATCGCAGCGGGAAATGAGAGAGTGTTGCGCTCTGATTTTCACTGAAACCTGGCTCTCGGATAAAGTTCCGGACAGCGCTATTCAGTTCGAGACTCACTCCGTACACCGGGGAGACCGGACGGCTGCCTCTGGTAAAGCTacaggaggaggtgtgtgtgtgtttgtaaacaacgCGTGGTGTAGAGACGTTCAGACAGTTCATCAGCACTGTTCACCAGACGTGGAGTTTCTCCTGCTTAAATGTCGTCCCCACTACCTTCCACGGGAATTTTCAGCTGTGTTTTTATGCTCTGTTTACATTCATCCACGAGCGAACTCCACAGCAGCGCTCGGTGCACTCCATGACGTCATCAGCGCGCTGGAGACGGCTCACCCTGATGCCGTCATCATCACAGCTGGTGATTTTAATCAGTGCAACCTACGGACTGTATTCCACAATTACTAGCAACATGTGGATATTCCTACACGCGATAAAAACACGCTGGATCACGTGTACAGTAATTTGCGTGGTGCTTATCGTGCTGTACCACGCCCCCACTTTGGACAATCAGACCACATCTCCCTATTCCTGTACCCAGCATACAGGCAGAGACTGAAACAGACAACCCCCACAACCAGAACAGTGAAAATATGGACTCCGGAGACTGAGGgcatcctgcaggactgttttgctacaacagactgggatATGTTTGAGGCTGCAGCCACTATGGGGGACTCTTCAATCAACATACAGGAGTATGCTGAGCACGTGTCCGGTTACATCAGCACGTGTGTGGACAACATCGTGCCCACCGTACAGGTGAAGAGGTTCCCCAACCAGAAACCTTGGGTCAACAACCAGGTACGACACATGCTGCGTGCTCGTTCTCTTGCATTCAGatcaggcaatgagactgagtacaaagcTGCGAAGTACAAACTGAGGAAGACCATCACAGTGGCcaagaggcagtacagggagaaactggatggcttctactccactgctgactcaaggaggatgtggcaaggcctgcagcacatcacagactacaggagcaccaccagcaccatcagcTCCACAGACAGCCTACCGGATGATCTCAACACATTCTACACCCGCTTCGAGACCTCCAGCAACAACACTGAGAGGGGTACACACACCTAGCTCTCCCAACCCCCCTCCTCCACACTCTCAATATCACCAGGCCAAGTTTGCAGagctttgagtaaaatcaacccccgcaaggcagcaggaccagacaacattcctgggcgggccctcaaagcatgtgcgaacgaactggctggtgttctggcctccattttcaatcattccctcagccagagcattgttcccacctgctacaagaccacaaccatcgtccccctccccaagaagagcccccccacctgcttgaatgactacaggccagtagcactcactccgatcattatgaagtacttcgagagagtggtgctggcccacatccagcacagcataccggacaccctggactcactgcagtatgcctaccgtcataacagatccacctcagacgccatctctgctgccctccactactccctctcacacctggaaaccaaagactcctacattaggatgctctttgtggactacagctctgccttcaacacggtcatcccccacaaactcacccacaagctgtccacactcagcttgcacccctccctctgcaactggctcctggatttcctcactggcaggccccagtctgtaaggattggcaacaggacttcagccagcatcaccacctacaccggcaccccacagggatgtgtcctcagccccatcctttacacactgtttacccacgactgtgtcgcctcacacaaggacaatatcatcctgaagttcgctgatgataccgcggtgataggacgcatcactggcggagatgaagcggcctacaggagtgaggtgaccaggctggtgttatggtgcgaagacaacaatctcgctctcaacacggtcaagacaaaggagctgatagtggacatgagaaag
The sequence above is drawn from the Astyanax mexicanus isolate ESR-SI-001 unplaced genomic scaffold, AstMex3_surface scaffold_35, whole genome shotgun sequence genome and encodes:
- the LOC125790231 gene encoding uncharacterized protein LOC125790231 gives rise to the protein MAPPEADVFARSALECRFLLLFCTFYFLSAVHKCHALITYDRQTLLDIGLQDNPCFNGFIPPELQPIVRSQNHRHHREADPDIPTESACADPRRALRRRRRKRGKRGGLHARLKARASRPPVPSLLLANVRSLENKLDELRARITSQREMRECCALIFTETWLSDKVPDSAIQFETHSVHRGDRTAASGKATGGGVCVFVNNAWCRDVQTVHQHCSPDVEFLLLKCRPHYLPREFSAVFLCSVYIHPRANSTAALGALHDVISALETAHPDAVIITAGDFNQCNLRTVFHNY